A window of Dromiciops gliroides isolate mDroGli1 chromosome X, mDroGli1.pri, whole genome shotgun sequence contains these coding sequences:
- the HASPIN gene encoding serine/threonine-protein kinase haspin: MTRHGRPARSILAGLSPVRNLSPGPEPTPEAGDSSATSASLFSPVVEPPREPRRRLRRRKAAQRARATPGLPLGPEQPPRALPQSTARKACISGCSSARWKRSRAPQAQPSQAAAGARGWAQARASLSFHRKKVVAEPQPAGSPCSSLLLDSPGPSGGTPWQTSSMYVLTPDRSSSAAEMALSDAEKVFRECQQEGPLAFGHYLSPDRIQSCDKIGEGVFGEVDRTVAEDRTAALKVIAIEGRELVNGSPQKTFGEILPEIIISKELSLLSEESPNRTEGFIGLYGVRCVRGPYPDLLLRAWDAFRSRRGSENQRPDFFGPEQLYVVLEFEFGGTDLERMQKQLPSVATAKSLLHQVTAALAVAEAALRFEHRDLHWGNVLVRRTGAKELGYTLDGRAATIATQGIQVNIIDYTLSRLEKNGLVVFCDLSQEQELFRGWGDYQFEVYRLMKKRSRGDWAHFQPYSNVLWLHYLADKVLREMAFKKKATTAPMRQVRRQIRAFYESALGFNSATELLQSHSLFQ, from the coding sequence ATGACCCGCCATGGCCGCCCGGCCAGGAGCATCCTGGCTGGCCTCAGCCCAGTCCGCAACCTGAGCCCGGGGCCTGAGCCCACGCCCGAGGCGGGGGACAGCTCGGCCACCAGCGCCTCCCTCTTCAGCCCCGTGGTGGAGCCCCCGAGGGAGCCCCGCCGGAGACTCCGCCGGAGGAAGGCGGCCCAGCGGGCCCGGGCCACCCCTGGCCTCCCCCTAGGGCCGGAGCAGCCGCCCAGGGCCCTCCCCCAGAGCACGGCCCGCAAGGCCTGCATCAGCGGCTGCAGCTCGGCCCGCTGGAAGAGGAGCCGGGCCCCCCAGGCCCAGCCCAGCCAGGCCGCCGCGGGGGCGCGGGGCTGGGCCCAGGCGCGGGCCTCGCTCTCCTTTCACAGGAAGAAGGTGGTGGCCGAGCCGCAGCCGGCCGGCTCGCCCTGCAGCTCCCTGCTCCTGGACTCGCCGGGCCCCTCCGGCGGCACCCCCTGGCAGACCTCCTCCATGTACGTGCTGACCCCCGACAGGTCCTCGAGCGCCGCCGAGATGGCGCTGTCGGACGCCGAGAAGGTGTTCCGAGAGTGCCAGCAGGAGGGGCCGCTGGCCTTCGGGCACTACCTGAGCCCGGACCGGATCCAGAGCTGCGACAAGATCGGGGAGGGCGTGTTCGGGGAGGTGGACCGCACCGTGGCGGAGGACCGCACGGCGGCCCTGAAAGTCATCGCCATCGAGGGCCGGGAGCTGGTGAACGGAAGCCCACAGAAAACCTTCGGCGAAATCCTGCCCGAGATCATCATCTCCAAGGAGCTGAGCCTCCTGTCCGAGGAGTCCCCCAACCGCACCGAGGGCTTCATTGGCCTCTACGGGGTGCGCTGCGTGCGGGGCCCCTACCCAGACCTGCTGCTCCGGGCCTGGGACGCCTTCCGCAGCCGCCGGGGCTCGGAGAACCAGCGGCCTGACTTCTTCGGGCCGGAGCAGCTCTACGTGGTGCTGGAGTTCGAGTTCGGGGGCACGGACCTGGAGCGCATGCAGAAGCAGCTGCCCTCAGTGGCCACGGCCAAGAGCCTGCTGCACCAGGTCACGGCGGCGCTGGCCGTGGCCGAGGCCGCCCTGCGCTTCGAGCACCGGGACCTGCACTGGGGCAACGTGCTGGTGAGGAGGACTGGCGCCAAGGAGCTGGGCTACACGCTGGATGGGCGGGCGGCCACCATTGCCACCCAGGGCATCCAGGTGAACATCATCGACTACACCCTGTCCCGGCTGGAGAAGAATGGCCTGGTGGTCTTCTGCGACCTCTCCCAGGAGCAGGAGCTCTTCCGGGGCTGGGGCGACTACCAGTTCGAGGTCTACAGGCTCATGAAAAAGAGGAGCCGCGGGGACTGGGCGCACTTCCAGCCCTACAGCAACGTGCTGTGGCTGCACTACCTGGCCGACAAGGTCCTCAGGGAGATGGCCTTCAAGAAGAAGGCCACCACCGCGCCTATGCGCCAGGTGAGGCGGCAGATCCGGGCTTTCTACGAGTCGGCGCTTGGCTTCAACTCGGCCACCGAGCTGCTGCAGAGCCACAGCCTGTTCCAGTGA
- the LOC122734021 gene encoding pancreatic progenitor cell differentiation and proliferation factor-like, translated as MAAIPSSGSLVETHDYYQRHLGSTSSNSSCGSAEYSGEVIPHHPGLPKSDPGHWWASFFFGKSSHPFMTTVLDSPEHSRTFQVAHGTIICDLAQEAMRKRYVSEPSKTNTGPSA; from the coding sequence ATGGCAGCAATCCCATCCAGCGGTTCACTCGTAGAAACCCATGACTACTACCAAAGACATCTGGGTTCCACTTCCAGCAACAGCTCCTGTGGAAGTGCTGAGTACTCTGGGGAAGTGATCCCCCACCATCCTGGTCTTCCCAAATCAGATCCAGGCCACTGGTGGGCAAGCTTCTTCTTTGGGAAGTCGAGTCATCCATTCATGACAACTGTATTGGATTCCCCAGAGCACTCAAGAACTTTCCAGGTTGCTCATGGCACGATCATCTGTGACCTGGCTCAGGAGGCCATGAGGAAGCGGTATGTCAGCGAACCCAGCAAAACCAACACTGGGCCTTCTGCATGA